A genomic window from Streptomyces sp. WMMC940 includes:
- a CDS encoding IucA/IucC family protein, with translation MNPTPAADTPEPGARPTADHHPRHPLTVEPVTVPRQASGPSEDQDADPRPGTASGPAEVPAAATPGTAADPLDHPDPLTAADAGAVENLLRCWVRENDLPRPTGGSLRIPLRASGTALLVPVLHWSLTGWHRFGPPVLEGAPADAPPADAVTVAVLLTREPGADGGAPGSGGLVRKDGEGRRSEAVDLAGRVADSVRRTAGFIDDRRRRPAPQHGADLFLTAEQSLILGHPLHPTPKSREGLSDAEARLYSPELYGSFPLHWLAVDRDVLSGDSAWTEEGRTVPAEQLTSRLAGGLALPPGTVALPLHPWQAREVTHRPEAAALFDAGLLRDLGPAGEPWHPTSSVRTVHQPGAPAMLKLSLGVRITNSRRENLRKELHRGVEVHRLLRSGLGTQWRTAHPRFDIVRDPAWLAVDTPDGAPLPGLDVMIRHNPFGAGDDAVCLAGLTAPRPWPGRTGSHSRLAEVIGGLAARTGRPTGAVAAEWFLRYLDQVVRPVLWLDATAGVALEAHQQNTLVIIDPQGWPAGGRYRDNQGYYFRESRRAELDRRLPGIGTLSDTFVDDAVTDERFAYYLGINNVLGLIGAFGSQRLADERVLVAAFRRFLDSVRHLGSPLPAQLLECPTLRCKANLLTRLHGLDELVGPVDTQSVYVTITNPLHS, from the coding sequence GTGAACCCCACCCCCGCTGCCGACACCCCAGAGCCCGGCGCCCGTCCCACCGCGGACCACCACCCGAGGCACCCCCTCACGGTCGAGCCGGTGACGGTACCGCGGCAGGCCTCGGGGCCGTCCGAGGACCAGGACGCCGATCCCCGGCCGGGAACGGCGTCGGGCCCGGCGGAAGTCCCCGCCGCAGCCACGCCGGGCACCGCGGCCGACCCGCTCGACCACCCCGATCCGCTGACGGCCGCCGACGCGGGCGCCGTCGAGAACCTCCTGCGCTGCTGGGTCAGGGAGAACGACCTGCCCAGGCCCACCGGGGGGTCCCTGCGCATTCCGCTCCGGGCCAGCGGTACCGCACTGCTCGTCCCCGTCCTCCACTGGTCCCTCACCGGCTGGCACCGTTTCGGACCGCCCGTACTGGAGGGTGCTCCGGCGGACGCCCCTCCGGCCGACGCCGTCACCGTCGCGGTCCTCCTCACCCGTGAGCCGGGCGCCGACGGCGGCGCACCCGGATCCGGGGGCCTGGTGCGAAAGGACGGTGAAGGCCGCCGGTCCGAAGCGGTCGACCTCGCCGGACGCGTCGCGGACTCCGTCCGCCGCACGGCCGGCTTCATCGACGACCGACGGCGGCGCCCCGCCCCTCAGCACGGAGCCGACCTCTTCCTGACCGCCGAACAGTCACTGATCCTGGGCCATCCGCTTCATCCCACCCCCAAGAGCCGTGAAGGGCTCTCCGACGCCGAAGCCCGGCTCTACTCACCGGAGTTGTACGGCTCCTTCCCGCTCCACTGGCTGGCCGTCGACCGGGACGTACTGTCCGGCGACTCGGCCTGGACGGAAGAGGGCCGCACGGTGCCCGCAGAGCAGCTCACCTCCCGGCTCGCCGGTGGCCTCGCCCTCCCTCCCGGAACCGTCGCCCTGCCGCTGCACCCCTGGCAGGCCCGCGAAGTGACCCACCGCCCCGAAGCCGCCGCGCTGTTCGACGCGGGACTGCTCCGCGACCTGGGCCCCGCCGGTGAACCCTGGCACCCCACCTCGTCCGTCCGCACCGTGCATCAGCCCGGCGCACCGGCCATGCTCAAGCTCTCGCTCGGCGTACGCATCACCAACTCCCGTCGTGAGAACCTCCGCAAGGAACTCCACCGGGGCGTCGAGGTCCACCGCCTTCTCCGCAGCGGCCTGGGCACACAGTGGCGGACCGCGCACCCCCGCTTCGACATCGTCCGTGACCCCGCGTGGCTCGCAGTGGACACCCCGGACGGAGCGCCACTGCCCGGACTCGACGTCATGATCCGGCACAACCCGTTCGGCGCCGGTGACGACGCCGTCTGCCTCGCGGGCCTCACCGCACCCCGGCCCTGGCCGGGCCGGACGGGCAGCCACTCGCGTCTCGCCGAGGTCATCGGCGGCCTCGCCGCCCGCACGGGCCGCCCCACCGGTGCCGTCGCCGCCGAGTGGTTCCTGCGCTACCTCGACCAGGTCGTGCGCCCGGTGCTGTGGCTCGATGCCACGGCCGGTGTCGCCCTCGAGGCCCACCAGCAGAACACCCTGGTGATCATCGACCCGCAGGGCTGGCCCGCCGGCGGCCGCTACCGCGACAACCAGGGCTACTACTTCCGCGAGTCGCGCCGCGCCGAACTCGACCGCCGGCTTCCCGGCATCGGCACTCTCAGCGACACCTTCGTCGACGACGCCGTCACGGACGAACGCTTCGCCTACTACCTCGGCATCAACAACGTCCTCGGTCTCATCGGCGCCTTCGGATCGCAACGGCTCGCCGACGAACGCGTGCTCGTGGCCGCCTTCCGCCGCTTCCTCGACTCCGTCCGTCACCTCGGCTCGCCGCTGCCCGCGCAGCTCCTGGAGTGCCCCACCCTGCGATGCAAGGCGAATCTCCTCACCCGGCTGCACGGCCTCGACGAGCTCGTCGGTCCCGTCGACACCCAGTCCGTCTACGTCACCATCACCAACCCCCTCCACTCCTGA
- a CDS encoding diaminobutyrate--2-oxoglutarate transaminase family protein: MAVTEPAPPAQPVAHEGILRRQSLRESAARTYARSLPIVPVRARGLTIEGADGRRYLDCLSGAGTLALGHNHPVVLEAIKKVLASGAPLHVLDLATPVKDAFTTELFATLPRPFADDARIQFCGPAGTDAVEAALKLVRTATGRTGLLAFTGAYHGMTAGALDASGGAADVRVTRLPYPQNYRCPFGVGGERGAELAARWTENLLDDPKGGVPSPAGMILEPVQGEGGVIPAPDGWLRRMRELTASRSIPLIADEVQTGVGRTGAFWAVEHSGIVPDVMVLSKAIGGSLPLAVIVYRADLDVWQPGAHAGTFRGNQLAMAAGAATLAFVREHRLAERAATLGTRMLGQLQGLAATHRSIGDVRGRGLMIGVELVDPDVDDPQADVPPADPVLAAAVQRECLRRGLIVELGGRHSGVVRLLPPLTLTDEQAQAVLDRFADSLEAAVCAPHRRNDTGPSL, encoded by the coding sequence GTGGCCGTGACCGAACCCGCTCCGCCGGCACAGCCCGTCGCACACGAAGGAATCCTGCGCCGCCAGTCGCTCCGTGAGTCGGCGGCGCGGACGTACGCCCGCTCGCTGCCCATCGTCCCGGTACGGGCCCGCGGCCTGACGATCGAGGGGGCGGACGGACGACGGTATCTCGACTGCCTCTCGGGCGCCGGGACCCTCGCCCTCGGCCACAACCACCCCGTCGTACTGGAAGCGATCAAGAAGGTGCTCGCCTCAGGAGCGCCGCTGCACGTCCTCGATCTCGCCACTCCGGTCAAGGACGCCTTCACCACCGAGCTGTTCGCCACGTTGCCGCGACCGTTCGCCGACGACGCCCGCATCCAGTTCTGCGGGCCGGCCGGCACGGACGCCGTCGAAGCCGCCCTCAAACTGGTCCGCACCGCGACGGGCCGCACCGGACTGCTCGCGTTCACCGGCGCGTACCACGGCATGACGGCCGGGGCCCTCGACGCGTCGGGGGGTGCGGCGGACGTCCGGGTGACGAGGCTGCCCTATCCGCAGAACTACCGCTGCCCCTTCGGCGTCGGCGGCGAACGGGGCGCCGAGCTCGCAGCCCGCTGGACCGAGAACCTGCTGGACGATCCCAAGGGCGGTGTCCCGTCGCCCGCCGGCATGATCCTGGAACCGGTGCAGGGCGAGGGGGGTGTGATCCCCGCCCCCGACGGCTGGCTGCGACGGATGCGCGAGCTCACCGCGTCCCGTTCCATCCCGCTGATCGCCGACGAGGTGCAGACGGGGGTGGGCCGCACCGGAGCCTTCTGGGCGGTCGAGCACAGCGGGATCGTCCCCGACGTGATGGTGCTGTCCAAGGCCATCGGCGGTTCCCTCCCGCTCGCCGTGATCGTCTACCGCGCCGATCTGGACGTCTGGCAGCCCGGCGCCCACGCCGGCACCTTCCGGGGCAACCAGCTCGCCATGGCGGCGGGTGCGGCCACCCTGGCCTTCGTACGGGAGCACCGGCTGGCGGAGCGGGCAGCCACCCTCGGCACACGCATGCTGGGGCAGCTCCAGGGCCTCGCCGCCACCCACCGGTCCATCGGCGACGTACGCGGCCGGGGGTTGATGATCGGTGTCGAACTGGTGGATCCCGACGTCGACGACCCGCAGGCCGACGTCCCGCCGGCCGACCCCGTCCTCGCCGCCGCCGTGCAGCGGGAGTGCCTGCGCCGCGGGCTCATCGTCGAACTCGGCGGACGCCACTCCGGGGTCGTCCGACTGCTGCCTCCCCTCACGCTCACCGACGAGCAGGCCCAAGCGGTCCTCGACCGCTTCGCCGACTCCCTGGAAGCGGCCGTCTGCGCACCGCACCGCCGCAACGACACCGGACCCTCTCTGTGA
- a CDS encoding trypsin-like serine peptidase, with amino-acid sequence MRPNRPIFAARRGESATRRPIFAAGALAAALALTATACGPGEDGAADKPSAPATAADGATDGKITIPDDLKDRLKEHGIDLDKWRNGEWKNWDKDTWLREAKDFVNPIIEDLWDPDRMREAEEPDKPVEEEDISGDEGVTDPTPQPVEAAPVAAPYHGNAPEAGKVFFDGPKGSMVCSATVVKDPANPGKSNMVWTAGHCVHAGKEGGWYRNIAFVPSYNNSAKTSTKGDSKEQVAPYGVWWGDWAQTSEQWISQGAATGGQGAPYDFAVIHVTPEKGGNGKSLEETVGSALPVDFDAPAVPKVGSVRATGFPAAPPFDGERMFQCEDKPGRLSLKAEEPTMYRIGCTMTGGSSGGGWVAAGKDGKPALVSNTSIGPVTAGWLAGPRLGEEAKGVYDAVSRKFAGR; translated from the coding sequence ATGCGACCCAATCGCCCGATCTTCGCCGCACGCCGGGGGGAGAGCGCCACTCGCAGGCCGATATTCGCGGCGGGCGCGCTCGCGGCCGCGCTCGCGCTGACGGCAACGGCCTGCGGCCCCGGTGAGGACGGCGCTGCGGACAAGCCGAGTGCCCCGGCAACGGCGGCCGACGGTGCCACCGACGGGAAGATCACGATCCCGGACGACCTCAAGGACCGGCTCAAGGAGCACGGGATCGACCTGGACAAGTGGCGCAACGGCGAGTGGAAGAACTGGGACAAGGACACCTGGCTCCGGGAGGCCAAGGACTTCGTCAACCCGATCATCGAGGACCTCTGGGACCCGGACCGGATGCGTGAGGCCGAGGAGCCCGACAAGCCGGTCGAGGAGGAGGACATCTCCGGTGACGAGGGCGTCACCGACCCGACGCCGCAACCGGTCGAGGCCGCGCCGGTCGCCGCGCCCTACCACGGCAACGCCCCCGAGGCCGGGAAGGTCTTCTTCGACGGCCCCAAGGGCTCGATGGTCTGCTCCGCGACCGTCGTGAAGGACCCGGCCAACCCCGGAAAGTCCAACATGGTGTGGACCGCGGGCCACTGCGTCCACGCGGGCAAGGAGGGCGGCTGGTACCGCAACATCGCCTTCGTCCCCTCGTACAACAACAGCGCGAAGACCTCCACCAAGGGGGACTCGAAGGAGCAGGTGGCCCCTTACGGCGTGTGGTGGGGCGACTGGGCGCAGACCTCCGAGCAGTGGATCTCGCAGGGCGCCGCCACCGGCGGCCAGGGCGCACCGTACGACTTCGCCGTGATCCATGTGACGCCCGAGAAGGGCGGCAACGGCAAGTCCCTCGAGGAGACGGTCGGTTCGGCCCTGCCGGTCGACTTCGACGCCCCGGCCGTGCCGAAGGTGGGGAGCGTGAGGGCGACGGGCTTCCCGGCGGCGCCGCCGTTCGACGGCGAGCGGATGTTCCAGTGCGAGGACAAGCCCGGCCGGCTGTCGCTGAAGGCCGAGGAGCCGACGATGTACCGCATCGGCTGCACCATGACCGGCGGTTCCTCCGGCGGTGGCTGGGTGGCGGCCGGCAAGGACGGCAAGCCCGCGCTGGTCTCGAACACGTCGATCGGCCCGGTGACGGCGGGCTGGCTCGCCGGACCGCGCCTCGGCGAGGAGGCCAAGGGCGTCTACGACGCGGTCAGCAGGAAGTTCGCGGGCCGATAG